The Streptomyces sp. NBC_00344 genome includes a window with the following:
- a CDS encoding TerD family protein: MGVSLSKGGNVSLTKAAPNLTAVIVGLGWDARTTTGGDFDLDASALLTNEEGKVANDSNFVFFNNLKSPDGSVEHTGDNLTGEGEGDDEVIKVNLAGVPADVSKIVFPVSIYEAESRQQSFGQVRNAYIRVVNQADNSELARYDLSEDASTETAMVFGELYRNGAEWKFRAIGQGYASGLRGIAQDFGVNV, from the coding sequence GTGGGAGTCAGCCTCAGCAAGGGCGGCAACGTCTCGCTGACCAAGGCCGCACCCAATCTGACCGCGGTCATCGTCGGTCTCGGCTGGGACGCACGCACCACCACCGGTGGTGACTTCGACCTCGACGCCAGCGCTCTGCTGACGAACGAAGAGGGCAAGGTCGCCAACGACTCGAACTTCGTCTTCTTCAACAACCTCAAGAGCCCCGACGGCTCGGTGGAGCACACCGGTGACAACCTCACCGGTGAGGGCGAGGGCGACGACGAGGTCATCAAGGTGAACCTCGCGGGTGTCCCCGCCGATGTCTCCAAGATCGTCTTCCCGGTCTCGATCTACGAGGCCGAGAGCCGCCAGCAGAGCTTCGGCCAGGTCCGCAACGCGTACATCCGCGTGGTGAACCAGGCCGACAACTCCGAGCTGGCGCGTTACGACCTGAGCGAGGACGCGTCGACCGAGACCGCGATGGTCTTCGGCGAGCTTTACCGCAACGGCGCGGAGTGGAAGTTCCGGGCCATCGGCCAGGGGTATGCCTCAGGTCTGCGCGGTATCGCTCAGGACTTCGGCGTCAACGTCTAG
- the aceE gene encoding pyruvate dehydrogenase (acetyl-transferring), homodimeric type, with product MASGSDRNPIIIGGLPSQVPDFDPEETQEWLDSLDAAVDERGRDRARYLMLRLIERAREKRVAVPEMRSTDYVNTIATKDEPFFPGNEEIERKVLNATRWNAAVMVSRAQRPGIGVGGHIATFASSASLYDVGFNHFFRGKDDGLGGDQVFFQGHASPGIYARAFLLDRLSEQQLDGFRQEKSKAPNALSSYPHPRSMPDFWEFPTVSMGLGPLGAIYQARMNRYMEARGIADTSTSHVWAYLGDGEMDEPESLGQLSIAAREGLDNLTFVVNCNLQRLDGPVRGNGKIIQELESQFRGAGWNVIKLIWDRSWDPLLAQDRTGILVNKLNTTPDGQFQTYATETGAYIREHFFGDDQRLRSMVEGMTDEQILHLGRGGHDHRKVFAAYTAAKAHKGQPTVILAQTIKGWTLGPNFEGRNATHQMKKLTADDLKRFRDRLHLPIADKELEDGNPPYYHPGRDSEEIQYMHEHRKACGGYVPTRVVRAKPLPLPDDKAYATAKKGSGQQSIATTMAFVRVLKDLMRDKEIGKRFVLIAPDEYRTFGMDAFFPSAKIYNPLGQQYESVDRELLLAYKESPTGQMLHDGISEAGCTASLIAAGSAYATHGEPLIPVYVFYSMFGFQRTGDQFWQMADQLARGFVLGATAGRTTLTGEGLQHADGHSQLLASTNPACVAYDPAYGYEIAHIVKDGLRRMYGGTPEENEDVFYYLTVYNEPIQHPAEPAGVDVDGILKGIHRISAGEQGRIPAQIMASGVAVPWAIEAQRILAAEWNVKADVWSATSWNELRREAVDVERHNLLHPEEEQRVPYVTRKLADAEGPFVAVSDWMRAVPDQISRWVPGAYQSLGADGFGFADTRGAARRFFHIDAQSIVLAVLTELAKEGRIDRSALKQALDRYQLLEVAAADPGAAGGDA from the coding sequence GTGGCTTCCGGATCCGATCGCAACCCGATCATCATTGGCGGCCTTCCGAGCCAGGTCCCGGACTTCGATCCGGAAGAAACCCAGGAATGGCTCGACTCACTCGACGCCGCCGTCGACGAGCGTGGTCGCGACCGCGCCCGCTACCTGATGCTCCGCCTGATCGAGCGCGCACGCGAGAAGCGCGTGGCCGTGCCCGAGATGCGCAGCACGGACTACGTCAACACCATCGCCACCAAGGACGAGCCCTTCTTCCCCGGCAACGAGGAGATCGAGCGCAAGGTCCTCAACGCCACCCGCTGGAACGCCGCGGTGATGGTCTCGCGCGCCCAGCGTCCCGGAATCGGGGTCGGTGGCCACATCGCCACCTTCGCCTCGTCGGCCTCGCTGTACGACGTGGGCTTCAACCACTTCTTCCGCGGCAAGGACGACGGCCTCGGTGGGGACCAGGTCTTCTTCCAGGGTCACGCGTCCCCCGGCATCTACGCCCGCGCCTTCCTTCTCGACCGGCTCTCCGAGCAGCAGCTCGACGGTTTCCGCCAGGAGAAGTCGAAGGCGCCGAACGCCCTGTCGAGCTATCCGCACCCCCGGTCGATGCCGGACTTCTGGGAGTTCCCGACCGTCTCCATGGGTCTCGGCCCGCTCGGTGCGATCTACCAGGCACGGATGAACCGCTACATGGAGGCGCGCGGTATCGCCGACACCTCCACGTCACATGTCTGGGCCTACCTGGGCGACGGTGAGATGGACGAGCCCGAGTCGCTCGGCCAGCTGTCCATCGCCGCCCGCGAGGGGCTGGACAACCTCACCTTCGTGGTGAACTGCAACCTTCAGCGGCTCGACGGCCCGGTGCGCGGCAACGGCAAGATCATCCAGGAGCTGGAATCGCAGTTCCGCGGCGCCGGCTGGAACGTCATCAAGCTGATCTGGGACCGCAGCTGGGACCCGCTGCTCGCCCAGGACCGCACCGGCATTCTGGTCAACAAGCTGAACACCACGCCGGACGGGCAGTTCCAGACATACGCGACCGAGACCGGCGCCTACATCCGTGAGCACTTCTTCGGCGACGACCAGCGGCTGCGCTCCATGGTCGAGGGCATGACCGACGAGCAGATCCTGCACCTCGGCCGCGGCGGCCACGACCACCGGAAGGTCTTCGCGGCCTATACGGCGGCCAAGGCCCACAAGGGTCAGCCGACGGTGATCCTCGCCCAGACCATCAAGGGCTGGACACTGGGCCCGAACTTCGAGGGCCGCAACGCGACCCACCAGATGAAGAAGCTGACGGCCGACGACCTGAAGCGCTTCCGTGACCGGCTGCATCTGCCGATCGCTGACAAGGAGCTCGAGGACGGCAACCCGCCGTACTACCACCCGGGGCGGGACTCCGAAGAGATCCAGTACATGCACGAGCACCGCAAGGCGTGCGGTGGTTACGTACCGACCAGGGTGGTGCGCGCCAAGCCGCTGCCGCTGCCGGACGACAAGGCGTACGCGACCGCGAAGAAGGGCTCGGGCCAGCAGTCGATCGCCACCACCATGGCGTTTGTCCGCGTCCTGAAGGACCTCATGCGGGACAAGGAGATCGGCAAGCGCTTCGTGCTGATCGCCCCCGATGAGTACCGCACATTCGGCATGGATGCCTTCTTCCCGAGCGCGAAGATCTACAACCCGCTCGGCCAGCAGTACGAGTCCGTCGACCGCGAGCTGCTGCTCGCGTACAAGGAGTCGCCGACCGGTCAGATGCTGCACGACGGCATCTCCGAGGCCGGCTGTACGGCGTCGCTGATCGCTGCCGGTTCCGCGTACGCCACCCATGGCGAACCGCTGATCCCGGTGTATGTCTTCTACTCGATGTTCGGTTTCCAGCGGACCGGCGACCAGTTCTGGCAGATGGCCGACCAGCTCGCCCGCGGCTTCGTGCTGGGCGCCACGGCCGGCCGCACCACGCTGACCGGTGAGGGTCTGCAGCACGCGGACGGTCACTCCCAGCTGCTGGCGTCGACCAACCCGGCCTGTGTCGCGTACGACCCGGCCTACGGATACGAGATCGCGCACATCGTCAAGGACGGTCTGCGCCGGATGTACGGCGGGACGCCCGAGGAGAACGAGGACGTCTTCTACTACCTCACCGTCTACAACGAGCCGATCCAGCATCCGGCGGAGCCGGCCGGCGTGGACGTCGACGGCATCCTCAAGGGCATCCACCGCATCAGTGCGGGCGAGCAGGGCCGGATCCCGGCCCAGATCATGGCGTCCGGTGTCGCGGTCCCGTGGGCGATCGAGGCCCAGCGGATCCTCGCCGCCGAGTGGAACGTGAAGGCCGATGTCTGGTCCGCCACGTCCTGGAACGAGCTGCGCCGGGAGGCGGTCGATGTGGAGCGGCACAACCTGCTCCACCCCGAGGAGGAGCAGCGCGTCCCGTACGTCACGCGGAAGCTCGCCGATGCCGAGGGCCCGTTCGTGGCCGTCTCGGACTGGATGCGCGCGGTGCCCGACCAGATCTCGCGCTGGGTCCCCGGCGCGTACCAGTCGCTGGGTGCGGACGGCTTCGGTTTCGCCGACACCCGGGGTGCGGCACGGCGCTTCTTCCACATCGACGCGCAGTCGATCGTGCTCGCGGTGCTCACGGAGCTCGCCAAGGAGGGCAGGATCGACCGCTCGGCGCTGAAGCAGGCGCTCGACCGCTACCAGTTGCTGGAGGTGGCCGCGGCCGACCCGGGCGCGGCGGGCGGCGACGCGTAG
- a CDS encoding TerD family protein: MAFWDGLRRGNAQHFDSGSSASNSIELTKRHPVVSLTKQGASTGNLRVNLSWRMRTSDIGGRNRQSGGLLRHPFKMFQPDVVQAHTQGVVNVDLDLGCLYELNDGSKGVVQPLGGLFGGLNEPPYVQLSGDDRFGAPSGETIFVNLDHREEIKRLLVFVYIYDQTPAFDRTHAVVTLYPSNGPRIEIQLDERHPQARSCAVLSVENVKGDLVVRREVKFVYGFQAELDRLYGWGLQWGRGYKTKI; this comes from the coding sequence ATGGCGTTCTGGGACGGTCTGCGACGGGGGAACGCGCAGCATTTCGATTCGGGAAGTTCCGCTTCCAACTCCATCGAACTCACCAAACGGCACCCGGTTGTCTCGCTCACCAAACAGGGCGCGAGCACGGGAAACCTGCGCGTCAACCTGTCCTGGCGGATGCGGACATCGGACATCGGCGGCCGGAACCGGCAGAGCGGCGGCCTGCTCCGGCACCCCTTCAAGATGTTCCAGCCCGATGTGGTCCAGGCGCACACCCAGGGCGTCGTCAACGTCGACCTCGACCTGGGGTGCCTCTACGAGCTCAACGACGGCAGCAAGGGCGTGGTGCAGCCACTGGGCGGCCTGTTCGGCGGTCTCAACGAACCGCCGTATGTGCAGCTCAGCGGAGACGACAGGTTCGGGGCGCCGTCCGGCGAGACGATCTTCGTCAACCTCGATCACCGCGAGGAGATCAAGCGGCTGCTGGTCTTCGTCTACATCTACGACCAGACGCCGGCCTTCGATCGTACCCACGCGGTCGTGACGCTCTACCCCAGTAACGGTCCGCGGATCGAGATCCAGCTCGACGAGCGGCACCCGCAGGCCCGTTCCTGCGCGGTTCTCTCCGTGGAGAACGTCAAGGGGGACCTGGTCGTCCGGCGCGAGGTGAAGTTCGTGTACGGCTTCCAGGCCGAGCTGGACCGGCTCTACGGGTGGGGGCTGCAGTGGGGCCGCGGTTACAAGACGAAGATCTGA
- a CDS encoding peroxiredoxin — protein sequence MTIEVGTKAPDFELKDNHGRTVRLSDFRGEKNVVLLFYPFAFTGVCTGELCALRDELPTFVNDDVQLLAVSNDSIHTLRVFAEQEGLEYPLLSDFWPHGEASRAYGVFDEGKGCAVRGTFIIDKEGVVRWTVVNGLPDARDLNEYVKALDTL from the coding sequence ATGACGATCGAGGTCGGCACCAAGGCCCCGGATTTCGAGCTCAAGGACAACCACGGCCGGACCGTCAGGCTGTCGGACTTCCGTGGTGAGAAGAACGTGGTGCTCCTCTTCTATCCCTTCGCCTTCACGGGTGTCTGCACCGGCGAACTCTGTGCGCTCCGTGACGAGCTGCCGACGTTCGTCAACGACGACGTGCAGCTGCTCGCGGTCTCCAACGACTCCATCCACACCCTTCGCGTCTTCGCGGAGCAGGAGGGGCTCGAGTACCCGCTGCTGTCGGACTTCTGGCCGCACGGCGAGGCCTCGCGGGCATACGGCGTCTTCGACGAGGGCAAGGGGTGCGCGGTGCGCGGAACCTTCATCATCGACAAGGAGGGCGTCGTCCGCTGGACCGTGGTCAACGGTCTGCCCGACGCGCGTGACCTGAACGAGTACGTCAAGGCGCTCGACACCCTCTGA
- a CDS encoding TerD family protein: protein MTHAMLKGSNVPLDAMAVRAVLRWTPGPDVPDIDASALLLGPGARVRSDEDFVFYNQPRHPSGLVRRLPKKRVTEGLTDTIEADLAALDHSVEQVVLAASTDDAPFLAVRDLRILLYDAAVPADGGAPALAVFDIQPETGLETAMICGELYRRGDGWKFRAVGQGYPTGLVGLATAYGISVDETEPAAGAVSGPRQPEPSGPAAGPRQREPAANQDQAATAAFPPPPQSPPAYGYPQPAAAPQLVLPPMGPQFLPR, encoded by the coding sequence ATGACGCACGCGATGCTGAAGGGCTCGAACGTTCCGCTGGACGCCATGGCCGTACGGGCCGTCCTCCGCTGGACCCCGGGCCCCGACGTCCCCGACATCGACGCATCGGCCCTGCTGCTGGGTCCTGGCGCTCGTGTGCGATCCGACGAGGACTTCGTCTTCTACAACCAGCCACGCCACCCTTCCGGCCTGGTGCGGCGGCTGCCCAAGAAACGCGTCACCGAAGGGCTCACCGACACCATCGAGGCGGATCTGGCAGCCCTGGACCACTCGGTCGAACAGGTGGTGCTGGCCGCGTCCACGGATGACGCGCCCTTCCTGGCCGTCCGGGACCTGCGGATCCTGCTGTACGACGCCGCGGTGCCCGCCGACGGTGGAGCACCCGCGCTCGCGGTGTTCGACATACAGCCGGAGACCGGCCTGGAGACCGCGATGATCTGCGGTGAGCTCTACCGCCGCGGGGACGGCTGGAAGTTCCGGGCGGTGGGCCAGGGCTATCCGACGGGCCTCGTCGGTCTTGCCACCGCGTACGGCATCTCGGTGGACGAGACCGAGCCCGCCGCGGGGGCGGTGTCGGGGCCACGACAGCCTGAGCCTTCGGGGCCGGCAGCCGGACCGCGCCAGCGGGAGCCCGCCGCGAACCAGGACCAGGCCGCCACCGCGGCCTTCCCGCCGCCTCCGCAGTCCCCGCCCGCGTACGGATATCCGCAGCCCGCCGCCGCGCCGCAGCTCGTGCTGCCGCCGATGGGCCCGCAGTTCCTGCCCAGGTAG
- a CDS encoding DUF3052 domain-containing protein: MSATADHAEERTNQAARLGFEPGQVVQEIGYDDDVEQELREGIESVIGQELVDEDYDDVADAVVLWFREDDGDLTDALVDAIGLVDDGGAVWLLTPKTGRDGYVEPSDINEAAQTAGLAQTKSINAGKDWTGSRLITPKVAKSGKR, translated from the coding sequence GTGAGCGCGACCGCGGACCACGCGGAGGAGCGGACCAACCAGGCAGCACGCCTGGGGTTCGAGCCCGGACAGGTGGTCCAGGAGATCGGCTACGACGACGACGTCGAGCAGGAACTCCGTGAGGGTATTGAGAGTGTCATCGGCCAGGAACTCGTCGACGAGGACTACGACGATGTGGCTGACGCCGTCGTTCTGTGGTTCCGCGAGGACGACGGCGACCTTACGGACGCGCTGGTGGACGCCATCGGTCTGGTCGACGACGGCGGCGCGGTATGGCTGCTGACCCCCAAGACCGGCCGTGACGGTTACGTCGAGCCGAGCGACATCAACGAGGCCGCTCAGACCGCCGGTCTGGCCCAGACCAAGAGCATCAACGCCGGCAAGGACTGGACGGGCAGCCGTCTGATCACCCCGAAGGTGGCCAAGTCCGGCAAGCGCTGA
- a CDS encoding DUF475 domain-containing protein: MLLKTFGWSFVITVIGLAVAVIYDGWTALGIVAILGVLEISLSFDNAVINAGILKKMNAFWQKIFLTVGVLIAVFGMRLIFPVLVVAISAKINPIEAVKLAVNEKDHYQQLVTDAHPSIAAFGGMFLMMIFLDFIFEDRDVQWLRWIERPLAKLGKVDMLSVCIALIVLLIASMTFATHAHQHGGVHADKGQTVLISGIAGLITYLVVGGLSGYFENRLEEEEEREQEAEEAARKSGSNVAAVVLAGKAAFFMFLYLEVLDASFSFDGVIGAFAITNDIVLMALGLGIGAMYVRSLTVYLVRQGTLDDYVFLEHGAHYAIGALSVILLVTIQYEINEVITGLVGVVLIAWSFWSSVRRNQRIAAEGGGETEVPSGV; this comes from the coding sequence GTGCTTCTGAAGACCTTCGGGTGGTCATTCGTGATCACCGTGATCGGTTTGGCCGTGGCGGTGATCTACGACGGATGGACCGCCCTGGGCATTGTGGCGATCCTGGGCGTCCTCGAGATCTCACTGTCCTTCGACAACGCGGTGATCAACGCCGGAATCCTGAAGAAGATGAATGCCTTCTGGCAGAAGATCTTCCTCACGGTCGGTGTGCTCATCGCCGTCTTCGGCATGCGACTGATCTTCCCCGTTCTGGTGGTCGCCATCAGCGCCAAGATCAATCCGATCGAGGCGGTCAAGCTGGCGGTGAACGAGAAGGACCACTACCAGCAGCTGGTGACCGACGCGCATCCCTCGATCGCCGCCTTCGGTGGCATGTTCCTGATGATGATCTTCCTCGACTTCATCTTCGAGGACCGGGATGTGCAGTGGCTGCGCTGGATCGAGCGTCCGCTGGCCAAGCTCGGCAAGGTCGACATGCTCTCGGTCTGCATCGCGCTGATCGTGCTGCTGATCGCGTCCATGACCTTCGCGACCCACGCCCACCAGCACGGCGGCGTACACGCGGACAAGGGACAGACGGTCCTGATCTCGGGGATCGCCGGTCTGATCACCTATCTCGTGGTGGGGGGACTCTCCGGCTACTTCGAGAACCGTCTCGAGGAAGAGGAGGAGCGTGAGCAGGAAGCCGAGGAAGCTGCCAGGAAGTCCGGCTCGAACGTCGCCGCGGTCGTCCTGGCCGGCAAGGCCGCCTTCTTCATGTTCCTCTACCTCGAGGTTCTGGACGCGTCCTTCTCCTTCGACGGTGTCATCGGCGCCTTCGCCATCACCAACGACATCGTGCTGATGGCCCTCGGCCTCGGTATCGGCGCCATGTACGTCAGGTCGCTCACCGTGTACCTGGTCCGCCAGGGCACCCTGGACGACTACGTGTTCCTGGAGCACGGCGCGCACTACGCGATCGGTGCGCTGTCGGTCATCCTGCTCGTCACCATCCAGTACGAGATCAACGAGGTCATCACCGGTCTCGTCGGTGTCGTGCTGATCGCCTGGTCCTTCTGGTCATCGGTCCGCCGCAACCAGCGGATCGCGGCGGAGGGCGGCGGAGAGACGGAAGTCCCGTCCGGGGTGTGA
- a CDS encoding HpcH/HpaI aldolase/citrate lyase family protein, translated as MRHFGHIPPVVREGLFHREPAGFDAASPPGILAAALGATLYSPATRPALADDVMKQAGRGVVSMVLCLEDSIDDAEVAGGEANLVRQFADLDARGGEVPLLFIRVREPGQIPDLVRRLGGSARLLSGFVLPKFTEERGTAFLEALGAAESASDRRLFAMPVLESPELLHLETRADTLAGIARLVDKYRDRVLALRLGVTDFCSAYGLRRTPDMTAYDVQIVAAVIGDVVNVLGRSDGTGFTITGPVWEYFRVQERMFKPQLRRSPFTESRADQLRTTLIEHDLDGLLREIGLDRANGLLGKTCIHPSHVVPVHALSVVSHEEFSDAEDILRPEREGGGVLRSAYTNKMNEVKPHRAWAERTLLRAEAFGVAREDIGFVELLTAGLPG; from the coding sequence ATGCGTCATTTCGGGCATATACCGCCCGTCGTCCGTGAGGGACTGTTCCACCGGGAGCCGGCCGGATTCGATGCCGCCTCCCCGCCCGGCATACTGGCCGCCGCCCTCGGAGCCACCCTCTACAGTCCGGCCACCCGGCCCGCGCTCGCAGACGACGTGATGAAGCAGGCGGGGCGCGGCGTGGTCTCCATGGTGCTCTGCCTGGAGGATTCCATCGACGACGCGGAGGTGGCGGGCGGTGAGGCCAACCTGGTGCGACAGTTCGCCGACCTCGATGCCAGGGGCGGCGAGGTGCCCCTGCTCTTCATCCGGGTCCGCGAGCCCGGGCAGATACCCGACCTGGTCCGCAGGCTCGGCGGCTCGGCCCGGCTGCTGTCCGGATTCGTACTGCCGAAATTCACCGAAGAGCGCGGAACCGCCTTTCTGGAGGCGCTCGGCGCCGCGGAGAGCGCGAGCGACCGCCGGCTCTTCGCGATGCCGGTACTCGAATCGCCCGAACTGCTGCATCTGGAGACCCGGGCCGACACCCTCGCCGGAATCGCCCGCCTCGTCGACAAGTACCGCGACCGCGTCCTCGCACTGCGCCTGGGCGTCACCGATTTCTGCTCGGCGTACGGACTGCGCAGGACCCCCGACATGACCGCGTACGACGTCCAGATCGTCGCCGCCGTCATAGGCGACGTGGTGAACGTGCTGGGCCGCTCGGACGGCACCGGCTTCACCATCACCGGACCGGTCTGGGAGTACTTCAGGGTCCAGGAGCGGATGTTCAAACCGCAGCTGCGCCGCAGCCCCTTCACGGAGAGCCGCGCCGACCAGCTGAGGACCACCCTGATCGAGCACGACCTGGACGGGCTGCTGCGCGAGATCGGACTCGACCGCGCCAACGGACTGCTCGGCAAGACCTGCATCCACCCCTCGCATGTGGTGCCGGTGCACGCCCTTTCCGTGGTCAGCCACGAGGAATTCAGTGACGCGGAGGACATCCTGCGACCGGAGCGCGAAGGCGGCGGGGTGCTGCGCTCCGCCTACACCAACAAGATGAACGAGGTGAAGCCGCACCGGGCATGGGCCGAACGCACGCTGCTGCGGGCCGAGGCCTTCGGCGTGGCCAGGGAAGACATCGGTTTTGTCGAGCTGCTGACCGCCGGGCTTCCCGGCTGA
- a CDS encoding TerD family protein: MGVTLAKGGNVSLSKAAPNLTQVLVGLGWDARSTTGADFDLDASALLCQSGRVLGDEWFIFYNQLTSPDGSVEHTGDNLTGEGEGDDESIIVDLSAVPAHCDKIVFPVSIHDADSRGQTFGQVANAFIRVVNQADGQELARYDLSEDASTETAMIFGELYRYGGEWKFRAVGQGYASGLRGIALDFGVNVS; encoded by the coding sequence ATGGGCGTCACGCTCGCCAAGGGAGGCAATGTCTCCCTCTCCAAGGCCGCACCGAACCTCACACAAGTGCTGGTCGGTCTCGGCTGGGACGCACGATCCACCACCGGAGCAGACTTCGACCTCGACGCCAGCGCGCTGCTGTGCCAGTCCGGCCGGGTGCTCGGCGACGAGTGGTTCATTTTCTACAACCAGCTGACCAGCCCCGACGGCTCGGTGGAGCACACCGGTGACAACCTCACCGGCGAGGGCGAGGGCGACGACGAGTCGATCATCGTCGACCTCTCGGCGGTGCCCGCGCACTGCGACAAGATCGTCTTCCCGGTGTCGATCCACGACGCGGACAGCCGCGGGCAGACGTTCGGGCAGGTGGCGAACGCCTTCATCCGTGTGGTGAACCAGGCGGACGGCCAGGAGCTGGCCCGGTACGACCTGAGCGAGGACGCGTCGACCGAGACCGCGATGATCTTCGGTGAGCTCTACCGCTATGGCGGGGAGTGGAAGTTCCGTGCCGTTGGGCAGGGGTACGCGTCGGGGCTCCGCGGCATCGCCCTAGACTTCGGGGTCAATGTTTCCTAA